GGAAGCCAAAAGTGAAAAGGAAATTGAGCAGATTTGGTTAAAACCCCCAAAAGCACCAAGATGACCATAGGAGTGTACCAAGGACTCGCTACAATTACTTCCTTGCTAGCCAAAATGACCGAAAGCTCGTAACTTCCTGCAATGTGTCCTAAAAGCAATGCCCCTGCAAGGAGCGCCAAGCCACCCGCTCCTGTGACCACAAGAGCCATCATCGCGCCATCGCGACCCTCTTTTTTGTGTTGCCAAAAACTAATGAGCAAAAAAGAGCTCAGTGAGGTTAGCTCCCAAAAAACAACAAGCTGGAGGATATTTTCAGAAAGAGAAATACCAACCATAGAACCCATAAACAAGAGAAGATAAGAGTAAAACCTTCCCATGGAGTCCTTGCTTGAGAGATAATACCGCGCATAAATGACAATCAATAACCCGATGATTAAAATCAAGTAAGCAAAAAACATCCCCAATCCGTCTAGGCGAAAAGAAAAGTTGAGCCCGATACTTTCAATCCATGCCCACGACTGAACAAGTGTATGTCCCTCAAATGGCAAATGCGCCAACTGTGACAAAACAACAAGGCATAAAAGCGTAACAATCCCTGCTCCCCATGCACTTGCAACCCTGTGAACTTTCGCAAGATATGCTACTACCCCTGCCCCAAAAAATGGCAACAATGCCACAATGGGCAGGCCTATTGCATCTAATGTCATATGCACCTACCATTAACTCCACACGGATGTGGAAAAGTGTAAAAAATGGCTTTATTATAGCTATATTTTTTTAAAAACACCCCAAAACTACGGAGTCTGAGGATGGCTTGCTATAAAATAGTGGTGCAACCAAAGAGAGAAAGCAATCACAACGCTACCTATTAAGAGGGAGGATAAATGGGTGGGTTTTTCCCAGAAAAAAAGATTAACAAAAAGGCCTGCAGGAACCAATGCATTATTCATAATAGCCAAAATGCCCGCATCTACTTGACAAGCTCCCTTGTTCCACCAAAAATACCCCAGACCAGAGGCGATCACACCAAGCCATAACAATACGCCCCATTGAAAGAGAGTAGGAGTAGTGTGAGTGGTATCACCTAAAAATACAAAAGCCACGCCAACTACGCTCAATGCACCTAGGTGAAAGTACCAAAATCCATCACGCTGGGTGAAAGTTGTATGGGATTCCATTACTTTTTTGTAAGCGCTTTGCCCCAGGGCAAAACAGATATTAGCCCCCTGAACCAGCAAAAATCCTTTGATAAATGTGCTATCAATCTCATAATAACGGATGATATACGCCCCCAAAACGGCCACACCTGTGCTTAATAAATACAAGGGGCGGAAGGTGCGATGCAATGCGTCGTACATTAAGGTAACGTAAAAAGGGG
Above is a genomic segment from Sulfurospirillum tamanense containing:
- a CDS encoding EamA family transporter, which gives rise to WAFSFSLIGEFLGGIDAYFAVLVRVGLAAIIFFPFVKFNAVPKKLGLKIMAIGAVQVGLMYLFFYHSFGYLKVSEVVLFTVFTPFYVTLMYDALHRTFRPLYLLSTGVAVLGAYIIRYYEIDSTFIKGFLLVQGANICFALGQSAYKKVMESHTTFTQRDGFWYFHLGALSVVGVAFVFLGDTTHTTPTLFQWGVLLWLGVIASGLGYFWWNKGACQVDAGILAIMNNALVPAGLFVNLFFWEKPTHLSSLLIGSVVIAFSLWLHHYFIASHPQTP